DNA from Leucoraja erinacea ecotype New England chromosome 39, Leri_hhj_1, whole genome shotgun sequence:
TCAGTTTACCCTGAGCGACTTTATTGAATGCCTTGCAATAAACCATGCAGACATCCGATGCCTAACCCTCATCGATTATCTTCGTCGCCTCCTTAAAGATTTATCCTCAATTTATCAAACTCAGTCATATCATCTGCTATAATATTGTAATTCCCCCCTCATGGAAGAGGTTGATAAGCCTGTTGATCCACTGAAAATCAAGGTATCTGGAACAGATAAAATCTTTGACAAAAGTATTGTTCTTCAAATTCTGACCCTCATCTCATTCCATCTGTTTTTTCCAGTGAAGTAATGTGGAAACTGGTCACACTTTCAGAAGTTTGATTTGActcatttaaaacatttacagTGACAGGATAAAGAGCAGCCAAGAGTTGGAAGAGAACAGAGGGCTTGTTATTCCTCGACTCACCTTGAAGAACGGCTGTTTCTTCACTTCTTCTGCGTCTCGTTCACTGGATCCTAGCCGACGTTCCGGGTTCCTGCGTAGCAGCTGGATACCAACATAAACACTGTCAATACTCAGCCACGTTATAAATCAGTTCCAAAATCAGCACTCCGTCTTTAAAACCCCCTTCTTCCTTACGCGCTTTTGTACgacaatacagtaaaccctcatttttaCACCTTGATGGTATGAGTAATACTATCAATGCTGtctgattgacaatagacaataggttaaaggagtaggccattctgcccttcgagccagcaccgccattcaatgtggtcatggctgatcagctacaatcagtaccccgttcctgccttttccccatatcccctgactccgctatcaagctccatcttgaaagtatccagagaaccggcctacaccgccctctgaggcagataatcccacagactcacaactctctgtgattgCTGGCAGAGTCTCTCAttgaattatacagcatggaaacaggcccttcagcccatcttgcccatgccgacaaacatgtcccacctgctggcatttggcccatatccctctaaacctgtgggCTAAAGGTCCTGTTCCTATATTGTGCTGTTCTAtattgcaagtcaagtcaagagagtttttttgtcatgtatcccagataggacaatgatattcttgcttgctgcagcacaacagaatattgtaggcataaatacagaacagttcagtgtgtccatatagcatagaccatataaatacacgaataaataaacagataaagtgcaataagctgttatagtgtttaatagcctgatggctgtggggaagaagctgatcctgaacctgggtgttgcagatttcaggctcctgtaccttctacctgatggcagcggagagatgagtgtgtggccaggatggtgtgggtccttgatgatgttggcagcgtttttgaggcagcgactgcgatagatcccttcgatgttggggaggacagagccaatgatggactgggcagtggtcacaactttcggcATTcgtttctgctcctggacgctcattTAGGACAATAATCCAATCAATCGCCCCAATTACagctctctaccccttccctatTTCATTTTTGTTTACCCCTCATCATCTGCTCACTCTGTCCTTGAATTGGCTCAGATGTTAAAAGGTACCAACACATAGAAAGAAGAGATAAATAGATCGCTTACCCTTCTCATTATGGCAATGGCTTCTGAAGACAGGAACCTGGGGTATCGCACCTCATCATTGACAATACTGTCAAacacctcctcttcatcatctccaGGGAACGGTGACTGCAAAGCAGACTGAAAGTCAGTATATTAATAGCTCTAAGAGAATAATTCAATATGgctttgtgtaggatagaactgcagatgctggtttacatcaaagaaacatcacgggtggcagagtggagtagccagtggctctggctgaagaggaaagactctatttggtctcccaaataaccggccagacagatgcagaggggggtgggtCTGCGACGCCAGAATGCACCACTGAACctactggagacgtcgtgggttcaatcagcgaaacgtcgatgaaagtaggtgtccatttgataaccccaatgacgtgtctgtctagcctttctcaacatcggaggagcataggtgagtgtagaaggctcccatcaccatcgggagtaaattgatatttggcactttggacttttaacatctagtcctgtgtatttgtaaacatgaCCATTGGGTACCCATCCACATTAATTCCATTCAGAGTCATGGggccatgcagcatggaaagaggcccttcagcccaacccgtccatgccaaccaagttgtttaattgagctagtcccacttgtctgcagtgggaccatatccttccaaacctgtactGATCCAGTGTCTTAATTGTACCCCCCTCTgccacgtcctctggcagctcgttcaaagCACACACCATCCGCTGTGTGAAAGAGTTCAGTCTCAACTGGGTGGTCTTTGCAGATTCCTCCTGAGACTATGTAGGTTTCCCTAGGTATtctggtttcccccacatcccaaagacatgcgggttgggAAGTTACTTGGTCCTGGCATATAGAGAGGATTTTAGGAGGGGTGAAATTGATGGTAATGTAAGAACAGAaattcatgttcatgttcataagttataagacATTATTCAAAcataatggataggacaggcttggagggatatggaccaaaagcaggcaggtgggataattgtaactgggacatgtggccggtgtaggccagttgggccaaagggcctgtttccacactgtagcactctGACTAtgaagagcagaattaggtaattcggcccatcaagtctactctgccatttaatcatggctgatctatcttcccttctcaaccccgttctccccatccctgacacccatactaatcaagaatatatgtgtctatctctgccttcaaaatatccattgacttggccttcacagccttctgtggcaaagaattccacagattcaccaaccctctgacaaaataaattcctcctcatctcctacctgaaggaacgtcctttaaatctgaggcttgGACGGCTGGTCCTAAattctcccactagcggaaaaatcctctccacatccactctatcctggcctttcactattcgttaagtttcaatgaggtccccacttatccttctaaactccagcaagtagagggcgagtgctgttaaacgctcatcataggttgacCCACTcagtcctgggatcattctcgtaaacatcctctggaccctctccatctccagcacaaccttcctcagatatgggggccGATGAGGAAGTTACTTACTACACATCTTCCTTGCTAATTAATCCAATCCATCCGTCTGCGCATTATAGCAGTTATAAATATCAACTGCATATCATCATCTAATGTTGCACAATCATAAAGCAATAGGGAGTTACTGATCAATAATTATGTGGCATTTAAGTGCCACTTAATCAAACCCATGGTGATTTATCAGTGGAGAAGGCAGAACACTGGAATTCTCAGTAAGTCTCATCTTACCTTCACTTTAGGAGATTGCTGAGTGAATGATTAATGAATTCAAGCAATGGTGCCTTGGACTAAAATTACACCTTTGACTTATTTATGACTCCAGGCACCAGCCGGTCCACAGACAAACTtgagaggaaagacacaaagtgctggattaaactaagggttaggcagcatccctggaaagcaTGGACTggtgccatttcgggtcgggacccttcttcaggctgattcacTCCGATACTGTTCACCCTTTTTACCTCTCACTTCCCCTTCGTCGCTGGCATCCAGAATATATTGATTAAGGAAAGAACATAATCTGGGAAAACCTAAATTGAGAATTTTAATTgaggcggcatgatggcgcagctgtagagttgttgccttacagcgccagagatctgggtgccATCCTGACCACcggcgctgtctgtagggagtttgtactttcgtcccacgacctgtgtgggttttctccgttgctccggttttctcccacattccatacaggtttgtacgttaattggctttggtaaaattgtaaattgtcccttgtgtgtaggacagtgttagtgtgcggggatcgctggtcggtgtggactcggtgggcactatcctatacactggggacaatttataatattaccgaaggcaattaacctacacacctgtacgtctttggattgtggaaggaaaccagagcacccagagaaaacccacgtaatcACAGGAAGAaagcacaaactccgtacggacagcagctTTAGTCAGTATTGAACTCGTGTCTCAGGTACTACTGTGCTGGCCtgaaattattattattggcCCGAAATCCTTACTTACCCCACTCAGTACTTTGATTACTCAACACTGCGTGATTATGTGCAGTTGACATCTGCATGAATGGCATAACAAACAAATATCTGCAATAGATTTATTAGCAAGGAAGACGCTGAGAACTACCTCGTCCCCCCAAAAAATGGAAAATTATATTAGTTTTATGTAATAATGATCGATGAGACTCACCTCTCCCACCAACATCTCATAGATAAGGACACCGAGTCCCCACCAGTCCACTGCCCTTGTGTACGATGTGTCTGTCAGAACCTCAGGAGCAAGGAACTCAGGTGTCCCGCAGAAGGTGCTTGTCCGTTCTCCATAGCCCATACCTGCAGTGATCAAACAGATGTTGCAAAGTTTTGCTATCGCCCAGTTTAAATTCAACACATTGAGAAATTTACAATGAAGACCTAAAATATTCCAAGCATCACTGGCCTGTGTGGAATCTGTATTGCAACttatggaatagtgaaaggcctatatagagtggatgtggaggggtcaaggaaagagcgttcatgccACGGccgttttcaccaatctttccaccaccacgcacaagaagaagtgggtgtggagaggatgtttccactagtgggagagtctgggacaagaggtcatagcctcagaattaaaggacattcctttaggaaggagatgagaaagaatttctttatcagagggtggtgaatcagtgcaattcattgccacagaaggcagcggatgctgtcaatggatatttttaaggcagaaatagatagattcttgattagtataggtgtcaggggttatggggagaaagcaggagaatggaactgcgagggaaagatagatcagccatgattgaatggcggagtagacttggtggaccaaatggcttaattctgctagaacttatgaatcAAGAAAAGGCTTAAAGGGGGTTACAACAGGGACAGTCATAGACataagacatagaaaataggtgaaggagtaggccattcggcccttcgagcctgcaccgccattcgatatgatcatggctgatcatccaactcagtatcccatccctgccttctctccataccccctgatccctttagccacaagggccacatctaactccctcttaaatatagccaatgaactggcctcaactaccttctgtggcagagaattccacagattcaccactctctgtgtgtgaaaaatgattttctcatacaCGTGTAGCAGTCAGATATTTATAACCTCAGAATTTAAGGGTGCtcttttacaaaggagatgaggataaacgcCTTGAGTCAGAGTGTggttaatttgtggaactcattgccacagagggctgtggaggccaagtcagtagatatttttaaggctgagatagacaaattcttgattagaacgggtatcatgggttatggggagaaggcaggaaaatgggattaggaggcagagatcaaccatgattaaatggtagacgatgggccgaatggcctaattctactataacttatgaacatgtaaACTCACATTAGAATTCTACTTAGATTAAAGCACATAATTCAGGCTATCAAATCAAATCTCGGGTAGACCAATGTCACTGGAATAAATCTGATTATCAGATTACTGTTTGTACAAAGTGCTAAAGGTAGGATAAGATATTTTGCGTGTATCTTTGGCATAAatgagcatctgtagttccttttatTACATGCTGAATTTACGCTTCATCTCAGATGGATGCCAATAGAAAATCAATGGGATTATTTCAAAGATTTGTTTTCCTGGCATGCCAGCCACTTATAATCTGTCTATATGGCTTTGCCAGAATGTTGAAGTAAATGATTCATTAAATTACTTCTTTGACTTATTTATGTCAATAGTCAACAGATCAATAGATTTTATATCTACATTGTAGCATTAACGTACATGTCCACAGTGTACTAGGTACTGGTCCTCCTTGGGTTATGACGTGGTTCCATTGGGAACTAAGAGTGGAGCGGTggggcaggggtagagttgctgtcttacagcaccagagacccgggttccatcccgactctgggtgctatctgcatggagtttgtacgtgttctccataacctgtgtgggttttctccgggagctcagctttcctccaacactccaaagacgtacagatttgtaggttaatcgtcgatgtaaacatagtaaaattatccctagttagtgtgcggggactgctggtcggtgtgggcctgtttcacgctgtatctctaaaccaaactacttGTATCCCAAAGAGATTGCAAATGGGAAATATGGCCTCCCACCAAtatatttaaacaaaaaataTCGGCAAACCAAGGGTAACGTAGTTAAACCAAGGGTGTTTGCTTCAACCATTCTGATATCGCTTTGAACCGAGTTCCCAGCCAGCAGAACATGCCTGCAGCCCCGCAGCAGATCCATCCATCTTCCAAATGCTTGCTCCACTGTGTGGGTCCTACATAAATCAGGTGTTGATGACCTATGGAATACTTGTACCATCAGCTGAGACAATAATAGATGTTGTAAATAGCTAAAACCTTGGCCATGACGTATTCCACCAAGGGCCAAAAAGAACCATGAATTATATTGGCTAGACGGATTCCACGTACTATTCCACCTGCTGTTTCTCCAATATCTTGTACAGCTGCAAAATTAAGCTCCAACTCGTATTTTGTATGCTCCAATTAATAAGGCAAGCGAGCCATATGCCTTCGTCACCACTCTGTCTATCTTCATCACCATTTTGGAGGAACTAGAAACTTGTACCCCTGGGTCTCTCTTCCCCACAACACTCTCTAGGGCCCCGTCATTCACTGTATAAATGGCAGATACTGACCCAGGTCTGAAGAGAGGGATCGTTTTAGTAGAAGTGACACCAACCTTCCTTGCAGAGTCCAAAATCAGCAATTTTCACATAACCCTGTGTGTCCAAGAGCAAGTTGTCGAGCTTCAGGTCTCTGCAGGAACAACAGTCATATTATTGTTGTCTAACATGAAGTAGCAATAATTTGGGAAtagtttgaaattaaaaaaaaaagcaaaacattcAGCGTTATTAAAAAATACAACCTGCGAAGGCAATTAATTTAAATAGCCCCTGAGTAAGGAAACATCCTAACAGTCAGCAATTATGCCTACTTCTGAGTTCTCCAGCCTGTTGGTGTCTCTCAGtaatgtctttagtttagtttagtttagagattcagcgtggtaacaggcccttcggcccaccaagtccatgccgatcagcaatccccgcacactaacagtatcctacacacactaggaacaattttcacatttacacaacaccaattaacctacaaacctgtacgtctttggagtgttggaggaaaccgaagatcttggggaaaacccatgcaggtcacggggagaacgtacaaactccgtacagacagcgcccgtagtcaggattgaacccgggtcgttgcgagcaagcgctgtaaggcagcaactgtgctgccctatcTGTCTCAACATCTCTCATTCTTCAAGCTCCACAGTGGTGGACCTGGATGGAGCAGCAACAGGTGGAATCTAATCCTAGTGGGCGCAAGGTAATGCATTTTGGAAGGATTAATGAGGTGGTGAAGACAAACAGAATAGGTTTTGAGAGGACAAGAACAATGAGTTCTCGGGCCCTAGAGGGTATTGAGAAACAGAgagaccttggtgtgcagctcCAAAGATCCTTGATGGTGGCCGTACAGGTAGATTAATTGGTGAAGAAGACACACAGAATAGTGGCCTTTATTAGCTGGGGCACACAAAGGTCATGATACAAATTAGACAAAGCATTGGTTGAGCCACAACTGGAGTGCCGTGCAGGGAGAGAGGCCAAGAGGACAGAACGATGGGAGGAGGAGGCGGGAAGCGGACAAAGTCACCACCAACAGCAAGAagagcagcaggtgagaggggaggaagccCCAAGGTTTCCCTGTGTGTCCTGTCAGTGGTGGCCCCAGAGCCTACAATGTGAGCAGCAACAAGAGCCGTGTCACTGGACCACGTGGTGGGTGAAGACGTGCTCGCTGGTGAACCTTGCAAGTCGGTGGTGGGATCAGAAGCCGGCACCCTAAACGGCCGGGGAGACGGTGCGAGCCAGGAGTGGCATGGGCAGGTCCACCgttatatccaacatccattatAAAGGGTCCgttaaaacgagggtttactgtattaaaTTGAGCCGCAAACTTgttgataagacacaaaaagctggagtaactcagcgggacaggcagcatctctggagagaaggaatgggtgacgtttcggatcgagacccttcttgtgagGTATAAAAATTATCTAACCTGTACACAATTTTGTTGTCATGTAGAAACTGCAATCCAAGAACAACACATGCAGAGTAGAACCTGCAGAGAAAAAATAATAAAGCATTTGCACATTATATTTTAATTGACGTCACATTGCATTATCAAACAACAAGTTTGTGAACAGACTAATCCCCACACAGTTTCTTCCATTACAGTcctatgatgcagctctataagactttggttggaccacatttggagtattgcgtgcagttctggtcaccccattacaggaaggatgtgttgagGCTTTGCAGAGGACGGAGAGGTTCAccagattgctgcctggattagagcgtATCAGTTACAATTTGAATAaacaaattgttttctctggaacgtcaggggTTGATGGCAGACTTAATgaaggtatataaaataatgagaggcaaatAGGGCAGACAGAAGCTTTTGGTGTCCTACACTAGAGGGaatagctataaagtgagagagggaaagtttaatgttGCACGGGGCgcaagagtggtgggggcctggaatgcattgccaggggtggtgctggagacagatatgatagtgccgtCCAAGAAGCTTTTAGCTAGGCacacggtgaatctgtggaattatttgccacagaaggctgtggaggacaagtcagtggatagtttaaggcagagatagattgattgtattgtattggattgtatatctttattgtcatttcctgagtattcacatacccagaggcaacaaaaaaacgttgctcaaccagtgtccattcagtgtgcattaaaaataaatagaaataaaaatacatatatcatgaacaaattaacactctactaaacatcaacaggcgttccgatcggcagcggcacgacagtggctctgctgcagtgtgtccaggttggtggttggtgcgcgatactttggcagggggcaaagtccgtttagcagtcttatagcctgcgggaagaagctgaggagcatcctgctggttttgcagctaatgctcctgtacctcttcccagatggcaggatggagaatatgtgatgcgatgggtggtaggggtctttgatgatggagatggctctgctgatacatctcttcctgtatatgtccagcaggaaagggagtggagcaccaataatcctgctggcggtcttcacaatccttgatcttgattcttgatcagtacaggttttgggggtggaggaaggagaatggggttaggaggaagagatagattagccatgattgaatggcggagtagacttgatgggccgaatggcattgaAAAGATTTAAGCGCTCATGGTGCACACAGGCCAGGCCAGCTATGGGAGGCATATTTCATGTCAAGGAGACCCAACTGTGCTCAGCTTCCTTCACAGACATAAAACTCTCGGGTCTGCATCATCTTTTCTCATATTGCGCTCCTCCTAATACCATTCAATTGTTCTAAATTTCTCTCAAGGCTGCTTTGTTTGATCAGTTTGCATTTGTGATCATCCAAGGACAAGGACACGGAGGATAGCgagatcacacaaaccaaccccccttccattgactccatttacacctcacgctgcctcggcaaggccagcagcaaaatcaaggaccagtctcaccccggccactccctcttctcccctctcccatcaggcaaggagtacagaagtgtgaaaacgtacacctccagattcagggacagtttcttcccagctgttaccaggcaactgaaccaccgtaccaacagctagagagcagtcctgaactactatctacctcattggagaccctcagtctatctttgatcagactttactggctctatctcgcactaaacgtaattcacgttattcctttatcatgtggatggctcgattgtaatcatgtattgtccttccgctgactgattaggcaacaaatgcttttcactgcaccccagtacacgtgacaataaactaaactaaaccgtgcAAAGAATACTAACATACAGGTGCAGTTTGTGATCAAGGAGGTGGTGGTGTTAGGGCTcttgaaggtggataaatccccaaggtCTGATGTGGGTTagcaaatagaaaaaaaatatcTACGAAAGAGTCTTGTGAATCTAACAGGGCACCACTGGGGttttttctggtgctgtaaggctttTGGGTTTGTTTTTAAGGCTTGGAAGGATTTTCTTTACTCAAACAGCACTGcagacaaaactgcacacaaaaccatGAGTAGGGTACCCCACTTTGCAAGGATTTCTTTACTCTTGCATTTTATGAACTGGAATGGCGAATACCCACAACACAACAATGttaaggaatgaactgcagatgcagtttacattgaagatcgatacaaaatgcttgagtaattcagtgggacaggcagcatctctggatgaaaggaatgggtggtgtttcgggtcgacacccttcttcagatgggttttAAACAATATTTACTAGTTTTTCACTGTTTAAAAACAACTCTAACCTGGCAGCCTACTTTAGTACACATTATATACACATGAATGACTGACACAGGGAGCCAATCTGGGAGAACAAAGGCACAACTGCCAGCCTGTGAATCACTTGTTGTTTAAAACCAtttatagaaaacaggtgcaggagtaggccactcagccctttgagccagcaccgcaattcaatatgatcttggctgatcatcctaaatcagtaccctgttcaagccttttccccaaatcccttgattcccatgGCCCGAAGAACTTAATTGAACTTTGTCTCATGAAAACATtacgtgaattggcctccatttccttctgcggcagagaattccagattcacaactctctgggtgaaaatgtttttccccatctcagtcctaaatggcctaccccttattcttaaactgtgtcccctggttctggactcccacaacatcgggggcatttttcctgcatctgccctgtcaatcctctaagaattgtatatgtttctataagatcccctcttattttCCAgcgaattccagcgaatacaagcccagtcaacccattctttcatcatatgtcagtcccgccatcccgggaattaacccagagaacctatgctgcactccctcaatagcaataatgtccttcctcaaattagaagaccaaaactgcacacaatactccaggtgaggtctcgtcagagccctgtacaactgcagttggacctccttgctccgaaactcaaatcctcttgcaatgaaggccaacgtgccattagctttcttcactgcctgctgtacctgcatgcttactttcaatgacttttACCATTCATTTTAACCAACACTCTttctatgaaggtagacaaaagtgctggagaaactcagcgggtgcagcagcatccatggagctgaATAACAAAATTCTTTCTATGAACTTTATTTCTCAATCACTTTTTATGCACATCTTTAGGGAATGGTTCCTGGAATTTTGCATACACATTCTCCAGATATTCCATTAATTATACTATTTTTCCAAAAACTTAAATTTTTCAAAGCttttgtttaatatttttgatCTTCCCAAGGCCTTTCTGAGACATCCAGAAATCACTTATTATTTTGAATAGCTAAGCAGGTACAAGTTGCCAATTCTCGTCACAAGTATAAATATTAGTAAGCTATGTACTTTTACATCTTATATACACTTGCAATTTGCAGAAGTACAGGTTTACAGTATGCTgcattctaatctgctttttaGGTTTT
Protein-coding regions in this window:
- the LOC129714511 gene encoding serine/threonine-protein kinase N2-like, whose protein sequence is MGYGERTSTFCGTPEFLAPEVLTDTSYTRAVDWWGLGVLIYEMLVGESPFPGDDEEEVFDSIVNDEVRYPRFLSSEAIAIMRRLLRRNPERRLGSSERDAEEVKKQPFFKEIDWEGLLAKKVKPPFVPTIKDREDVSNFDEEFTAEEAKLTPPREPRILSENEQLMFSDFDYVSDNC